In one Brevinematales bacterium genomic region, the following are encoded:
- a CDS encoding ISL3 family transposase: protein MFTITGKNGEAVQAKAYDTVDKTWRHLNFFEHECYLHARVPRIKYDDGIKQVKMPWEGMSNGFTLLFEALLLQLCMGMPVYKASKITGASDDKIWKMLERYVLAYLKQSDYSDVTAVGIDETSQKKHHDYITLFVDLIRRRTLFIADGKGSGTVEEFISMLEQQNGKAENISQVSCDMSPAFIKGVRENLPEAEVTFDRFHVMKIINDAVDRVRRLEVRTDPNLKGMKYVFLKNNENLTPGDLDKLDKIRFAECGKKTLKAFQLKELFRELYTAGTDEVFERGLKKWYYLATHSRIGAIVEAAKTIRRHWDGVMNWIKSRINNGILEGIASLIQAAKARARGYSSQKNFKIIAYLLTGKMDFSRINSAYLPT, encoded by the coding sequence ATGTTCACTATCACCGGAAAGAACGGCGAGGCGGTTCAGGCGAAAGCCTACGACACCGTGGATAAGACGTGGCGGCACCTGAACTTCTTCGAGCACGAATGCTATCTGCACGCGCGGGTGCCGAGGATCAAGTATGACGACGGGATCAAGCAGGTGAAGATGCCGTGGGAGGGCATGTCGAACGGCTTCACGCTACTGTTCGAGGCGCTGCTCTTGCAGTTGTGCATGGGGATGCCGGTGTACAAGGCCTCGAAAATCACAGGCGCGTCGGACGATAAAATCTGGAAAATGCTGGAACGGTATGTTTTGGCATATCTCAAACAGAGCGATTACAGCGATGTCACGGCGGTAGGGATCGACGAAACCTCGCAGAAGAAACATCACGATTACATCACGCTGTTCGTGGATTTGATTCGCCGGAGGACATTGTTTATCGCCGACGGCAAGGGAAGCGGGACGGTCGAGGAGTTTATCTCCATGCTGGAACAGCAGAACGGTAAGGCTGAAAATATCAGTCAGGTGAGCTGCGACATGTCGCCGGCGTTTATCAAGGGTGTGAGGGAGAATTTGCCCGAAGCCGAGGTGACATTTGACAGGTTCCATGTGATGAAGATTATCAACGATGCGGTGGATAGAGTCAGAAGGCTGGAGGTCAGGACCGATCCGAATCTGAAGGGAATGAAATATGTGTTTTTGAAAAACAATGAAAACCTGACGCCGGGCGATTTGGATAAACTCGATAAGATACGTTTTGCCGAATGCGGGAAAAAGACGTTGAAAGCGTTTCAGCTTAAAGAACTGTTCCGCGAACTTTATACGGCTGGAACCGACGAAGTGTTCGAGCGCGGATTGAAGAAATGGTATTATCTTGCGACTCACAGCAGGATCGGGGCGATTGTAGAGGCGGCTAAAACGATCAGAAGACATTGGGACGGCGTGATGAATTGGATCAAAAGTAGAATTAATAATGGGATATTGGAAGGAATTGCGTCGTTGATACAGGCGGCGAAAGCGCGTGCAAGGGGTTATTCGTCACAGAAGAACTTTAAAATTATCGCGTATTTGCTGACGGGTAAAATGGACTTTTCAAGAATCAATTCAGCTTACTTACCCACTTAA
- a CDS encoding V-type ATP synthase subunit D, which produces MQKINPNRMELSNQKKKLKVAVRGHKLLKDKQDALIKMFLEKVHHVRALRAEIEKELQAAYASFLIARSGMDKFTGDSIFLASSVTVQLMRSLVNNMGVKSPAFEFAQQGNLHAYGLVGTSGELDTALEIFSGVLQKMVKLSELEKMVEMMALEIEKTRRRVNALEYRLIPETNEIIRFIKMKLDEMERSNLSRLMKVKDIVRKE; this is translated from the coding sequence ATGCAAAAGATTAATCCGAACCGGATGGAACTTTCGAACCAGAAGAAAAAACTGAAAGTCGCCGTCCGGGGCCATAAACTCCTCAAAGATAAACAGGACGCGCTGATCAAGATGTTCCTCGAAAAGGTACACCATGTCCGCGCCCTCCGCGCCGAGATAGAAAAGGAACTCCAGGCGGCCTACGCGTCGTTCCTGATCGCGCGAAGCGGGATGGACAAGTTCACCGGGGACTCGATCTTCCTCGCGTCGAGCGTCACCGTCCAGCTCATGCGCAGCCTCGTGAACAATATGGGCGTCAAGTCCCCCGCGTTCGAATTCGCGCAGCAGGGCAACCTCCACGCCTACGGCCTGGTGGGCACATCGGGCGAGCTCGACACCGCGCTCGAAATATTCTCCGGCGTCCTGCAGAAAATGGTGAAGCTGTCGGAGCTCGAGAAGATGGTCGAGATGATGGCGCTCGAGATCGAGAAGACCCGCCGCCGCGTGAACGCCCTCGAATACCGTCTGATCCCCGAGACGAACGAGATTATCCGCTTCATCAAGATGAAGCTCGACGAGATGGAGCGCTCCAACCTTTCCCGCCTGATGAAGGTGAAGGATATCGTGCGGAAGGAATAG
- a CDS encoding type II toxin-antitoxin system HicB family antitoxin, translating to MKIRVVIEFDPVTKSYAAYCPELPGCTSAGDTEEEAYENMKEAVRLYFQPTDIPAENSTIHELVI from the coding sequence ATGAAAATCCGTGTGGTAATAGAATTCGACCCGGTAACCAAGTCCTATGCCGCGTACTGCCCGGAACTCCCCGGATGCACGAGCGCGGGCGATACCGAGGAAGAAGCATACGAGAATATGAAGGAAGCGGTGCGGCTATACTTCCAGCCGACCGATATACCGGCTGAGAATTCCACCATCCACGAATTGGTAATCTGA
- a CDS encoding type II toxin-antitoxin system HicA family toxin → MPKRLNAREIEVFLKKGGFELISQEGSHRKWMNRSTGRMVIVPIHKRKELPIGTMMSIIKGSGLGKEFFGL, encoded by the coding sequence ATGCCGAAACGCTTGAACGCCCGTGAAATCGAAGTGTTTCTCAAGAAAGGCGGATTCGAACTGATTTCGCAGGAAGGCTCGCATCGTAAATGGATGAACCGCTCAACCGGTCGGATGGTTATCGTACCGATACACAAAAGAAAAGAATTACCTATCGGGACAATGATGAGTATTATAAAGGGAAGCGGATTAGGCAAAGAATTTTTCGGATTGTAA
- a CDS encoding V-type ATP synthase subunit B — MLKEYNTIANVEGPLLVVNKISGIKFDELVEIELGNGEMRRGKVLESQTDKALVQVFEGTSGIDVRDAKVTFLGKVVKIPVAPDMLGRVFDGSGKPIDDGPEMIADKYLDINGAPINPFNRDYPAEFIQTGISAIDGMNPLVRGQKLPIFSGSGLPHSRMAAQIARQARTLKAHENFAVVFAAMGITYEEANFFMEDLRLTGAIERTVMFINLADDPAIERIATPRMALTAAEYLAFDLDMHVLVILTDMTNYCEALREISAARKEVPGRRGYPGYLYTDLSTLYERAGKIKGHSGSITMIPILSMPEDDKTHPIPDLTGYITEGQIILARPLHGKGIYPPIDVLPSLSRLRDKGIGKNRTREDHADLANQLFAAYARGKEAKELEAILGEGALTPVDLKFSHFVDRYEGEFVRQGDHADRTIEKTLQIGWELVADLPVAELKRVRPEYKEKYLQPILNERMEKQGAPDAKD, encoded by the coding sequence ATGCTTAAAGAATATAATACGATAGCCAATGTCGAAGGTCCTCTTCTTGTCGTGAACAAAATCTCGGGTATCAAGTTCGACGAACTGGTCGAGATCGAACTGGGTAACGGGGAGATGCGCCGCGGTAAGGTGCTGGAATCCCAGACCGATAAAGCGCTGGTGCAGGTGTTCGAGGGCACGTCGGGTATCGACGTACGCGACGCTAAGGTGACGTTCCTCGGTAAAGTGGTAAAAATCCCGGTCGCTCCCGATATGCTCGGGCGCGTGTTCGACGGTTCCGGGAAGCCGATCGACGACGGCCCGGAGATGATCGCGGACAAGTACCTCGATATCAACGGCGCCCCGATCAACCCGTTCAACCGCGACTATCCCGCCGAGTTCATACAGACGGGTATCTCCGCTATCGACGGGATGAACCCGCTCGTGCGCGGGCAGAAACTCCCGATATTCTCCGGCTCCGGTTTGCCGCACTCGCGTATGGCCGCGCAGATCGCGCGCCAGGCCCGCACGCTCAAGGCGCATGAAAATTTCGCCGTGGTGTTCGCCGCGATGGGTATCACCTATGAGGAAGCGAACTTCTTTATGGAAGACCTCCGCCTGACGGGCGCTATCGAGCGCACGGTGATGTTCATCAACCTCGCGGACGACCCCGCTATCGAACGTATCGCGACCCCGCGTATGGCGTTGACCGCCGCGGAATACCTCGCGTTCGATCTCGATATGCACGTGCTTGTCATCCTGACCGACATGACCAACTACTGCGAGGCGCTGCGTGAAATCTCCGCCGCCCGCAAGGAAGTCCCCGGACGCCGCGGTTATCCCGGCTACCTCTACACCGACCTTTCGACGCTGTACGAACGCGCCGGTAAGATCAAGGGGCATTCCGGCTCCATCACGATGATTCCTATATTATCGATGCCTGAAGACGATAAAACGCACCCGATACCCGACCTGACGGGGTATATCACCGAGGGACAGATCATCCTCGCGCGCCCGTTACACGGTAAGGGTATCTACCCGCCTATCGACGTACTGCCGTCGTTGTCACGTCTGCGCGACAAGGGTATCGGCAAGAACCGTACCCGCGAAGACCACGCCGACCTCGCGAACCAGCTATTCGCGGCATACGCGCGCGGGAAGGAAGCGAAGGAACTCGAGGCTATCCTCGGCGAAGGCGCGCTCACTCCCGTCGACCTGAAATTCTCCCACTTCGTCGACCGTTACGAGGGCGAGTTTGTCCGCCAGGGCGATCACGCCGACCGCACGATCGAGAAAACCCTCCAGATCGGGTGGGAACTGGTCGCCGACCTACCTGTCGCGGAACTCAAGCGTGTCCGTCCCGAATATAAAGAGAAGTACCTCCAACCCATCCTGAACGAACGGATGGAAAAACAGGGAGCGCCGGATGCAAAAGATTAA
- a CDS encoding V-type ATP synthase subunit A gives MDEIRGKIIKVTGPLVIADGMTGAKMYDMVKVADLGLIGEIIQLRGDQAFVQVYEDTSGIGPGEPVVSTGAPLSVELGPGLLGNFFDGIQRPLEGISNASGSAFIARGIDVRPLDNTKKWDFIPTVKAGDRVENGDAIGEVKETELITTRILVPYGMNGTITKIEKGMFTIDDKVAVLKTDEGNEITLTMTHKWPVRIPRPVKKKLPPKIQMYTGQRIVDTFFPLVKGGTAAIPGPFGSGKTVTQHQLAKWSDAEVVVYIGCGERGNEMTDVLMEFPELIDPKSGKPLMDRTVLIANTSNMPVAAREASIYTGITLAEYFRDMGYNVALMADSTSRWAEALREMSGRLEEMPGEEGYPAYLGSRLASFYERAGMVQILNSKKDIVASISVIGAVSPPGGDFSEPVTQNTLRVVKVFWALDSNLAYQRHFPAINWLVSYSLYNESLYEFWKDTLGEEWIETKTEGMKILEEEAELKEIVRLVGIDSLTREQRVILLTAKSIREDFLHQNATHEVDTYTSINKQIKMMNAITMFHHYAMDAVHRGADYESIELLKVREKFADMKYTPEKEIETHFTGLEKEIRQEFSTLTTVEGGANA, from the coding sequence ATGGATGAAATTCGAGGTAAAATAATAAAAGTCACCGGGCCTCTGGTGATCGCGGACGGGATGACCGGCGCCAAGATGTACGACATGGTGAAGGTCGCGGACCTCGGCCTGATCGGGGAAATTATCCAGCTTCGCGGCGACCAGGCGTTCGTCCAGGTATACGAGGACACGTCCGGCATAGGCCCCGGCGAACCGGTCGTCTCGACCGGCGCTCCCCTTTCGGTGGAACTCGGCCCCGGCCTCCTCGGTAACTTTTTCGACGGTATCCAGCGCCCGCTCGAGGGCATTTCCAACGCCTCGGGAAGCGCGTTTATCGCACGCGGTATCGACGTCCGCCCGCTCGACAATACCAAGAAATGGGACTTCATACCCACCGTTAAAGCGGGCGACCGTGTCGAGAACGGCGACGCTATCGGCGAGGTCAAAGAGACCGAGCTCATCACCACCCGCATCCTCGTGCCCTACGGGATGAACGGGACGATTACCAAGATAGAAAAAGGCATGTTTACCATAGACGATAAGGTCGCGGTATTGAAGACCGACGAAGGTAACGAAATCACCCTGACCATGACGCATAAATGGCCGGTGCGTATCCCGCGCCCTGTCAAGAAAAAATTGCCCCCGAAGATACAGATGTACACCGGCCAGCGCATCGTGGATACGTTCTTCCCGCTCGTGAAGGGCGGAACCGCCGCGATACCGGGGCCGTTCGGGAGCGGAAAGACGGTCACCCAGCATCAGCTCGCGAAATGGTCGGACGCGGAAGTCGTGGTCTATATCGGATGCGGCGAACGCGGGAACGAGATGACCGACGTGCTGATGGAGTTCCCGGAACTGATCGACCCGAAGTCGGGAAAACCCCTCATGGACCGCACCGTGCTGATCGCGAACACCTCGAATATGCCGGTGGCGGCGCGCGAAGCGTCCATCTATACGGGAATCACGCTCGCGGAATACTTCCGCGATATGGGATATAATGTCGCGCTGATGGCGGACTCGACCTCGCGATGGGCGGAGGCCCTCCGTGAGATGTCCGGCCGTCTCGAGGAAATGCCCGGCGAGGAAGGCTATCCCGCCTATCTCGGCTCGCGCCTCGCGTCGTTCTACGAACGCGCTGGTATGGTGCAGATCCTGAACAGCAAAAAGGACATAGTCGCGTCTATCAGCGTTATCGGCGCGGTGTCGCCTCCGGGAGGAGACTTCTCCGAACCGGTCACGCAGAACACCCTCCGTGTGGTAAAAGTATTCTGGGCGCTGGACTCGAACCTCGCGTATCAGCGTCACTTCCCCGCCATCAACTGGCTCGTGAGCTATTCGCTGTATAACGAGAGTCTGTACGAGTTCTGGAAGGATACGCTCGGCGAGGAATGGATCGAGACTAAGACCGAGGGAATGAAAATCCTCGAAGAGGAAGCGGAGCTCAAGGAAATAGTCCGCCTCGTGGGTATCGATTCGCTGACCCGCGAACAGCGCGTGATCCTCCTGACCGCGAAATCCATCCGCGAGGACTTCCTCCACCAGAACGCGACCCATGAAGTCGATACCTATACGTCCATCAATAAACAGATTAAGATGATGAATGCGATCACGATGTTCCATCACTACGCCATGGACGCGGTGCATCGCGGCGCGGACTACGAATCTATCGAACTGCTGAAAGTCCGTGAAAAATTCGCGGATATGAAATATACTCCCGAGAAAGAAATCGAAACGCATTTCACCGGGCTCGAAAAAGAGATCCGGCAGGAGTTTTCCACATTAACTACGGTAGAAGGTGGCGCCAATGCTTAA
- the fliW gene encoding flagellar assembly protein FliW produces MTNVETKAYGFVDVPDSRILTFVKPILGFEDLEKFAIIDVRGLPGFYWLQSLENKNLAIIVSRPDKLLDQEYVIQIDNQENIFREMKLISRENLTCYLMVNVPQDPKQMTLNLMGPILVNSATLLAAQAISTKYTETKFPVFGVHKEEK; encoded by the coding sequence ATGACAAACGTTGAAACTAAAGCCTACGGCTTCGTGGATGTACCCGATTCCCGCATACTGACCTTCGTGAAACCTATCCTCGGTTTCGAGGATTTGGAGAAATTCGCGATTATCGATGTGCGCGGGCTTCCCGGCTTCTACTGGCTCCAATCCCTTGAAAATAAAAATCTCGCGATTATTGTTTCGCGCCCAGACAAACTTCTCGATCAGGAATATGTGATCCAGATCGACAATCAGGAAAATATTTTCCGCGAGATGAAACTCATCAGCCGCGAGAATCTCACCTGCTACCTGATGGTCAACGTCCCCCAGGATCCCAAGCAGATGACTCTGAACCTGATGGGGCCTATCCTCGTGAACTCCGCCACACTCCTCGCCGCGCAGGCTATATCGACCAAATATACCGAAACCAAATTCCCCGTCTTCGGCGTCCATAAGGAAGAGAAATAA
- a CDS encoding choice-of-anchor D domain-containing protein — protein MRKLSLISVLMIAISVIGCTSLNELTLDDFRDLLGSGNNTNYYSDEVVPSISIAYPTNNMTVLSTFELLGFAAGEKGIQNVFVFVMKTNATIPTVIPAVLEGDPNSKLVSYRATISVQNNGYFYVWAQLHDKEGEVVNAPQRIVYVSSSVVDTEPPLVSIQSPASGYVGLAGAIQVMGTAYDVSGVSMIYVACGSVTNTVNYAGGSWSTVLNLSDGQKTITAWGKDNQNNTGGYVTRTITLTNAPGQLPSINVYRGATPILNAGAGYNFGSMMTNIAGPWVPFKISNSGNNDLSVSAPQDNSLDYNISNANALVLTPGQSTVFYISFKPKSTGIKNMTVTIINNDSSKNPFTFTNTGQGTNAGGSAAPSIKVYYGGTLINGASYTNNFGSFMTNGGVNVSPHVFKISNAGNAALSVSSTYDDSIYYATGNVTISNLLAGATTNFTVYFKPSISGIHIGKISINNNDVNPFEFYVKATATNAVDGTAPTFTTAPYSTNVTSSGLDIKAKINENGKIYYIVITNNATAPTANQIKAGINYGAVVVKASGNVTASANVLASLTASGLVTGTAYDVYVVAEDNAFNLNTPVKLDITTSGGAQYTMVIDGTKDANWANAFSVMGTNTLAPLDISKFYVANDGANLYVAIDSDNTFTAWNRNLLIYYQIDNTPSAGSPTIAGVESHFGGSDTYDANWKPTGALFFKIGGSETWKGTFARKVNTSGTGWDVIIAGATDKHGVSTDDKFIEGKFDMASMGLTAGKQIKFYLVVTHQWNEYCDSTLPVSFVPDSDVNNVSSHTPVTWTVNYTIR, from the coding sequence ATGAGGAAACTAAGTCTGATTTCGGTGTTGATGATTGCGATAAGCGTCATCGGATGTACGTCCCTGAACGAATTAACGCTGGATGACTTTCGGGATCTGCTGGGCAGCGGAAATAATACCAACTATTATTCCGACGAGGTTGTCCCGTCTATTTCCATCGCGTATCCCACGAATAATATGACCGTGCTCAGCACGTTCGAACTACTGGGATTTGCGGCGGGAGAAAAGGGTATCCAGAACGTCTTCGTATTCGTCATGAAAACGAACGCGACGATACCGACAGTCATCCCCGCGGTACTGGAGGGCGACCCGAACAGTAAGCTGGTATCATACCGGGCTACGATATCCGTGCAGAATAACGGATATTTCTATGTTTGGGCGCAGCTTCACGATAAGGAAGGGGAAGTGGTCAACGCACCGCAGCGGATCGTCTATGTTTCCTCATCGGTAGTCGATACCGAACCTCCGCTGGTATCCATTCAGTCGCCCGCGTCAGGGTATGTCGGATTAGCGGGCGCCATCCAGGTAATGGGAACCGCCTACGACGTATCCGGGGTGAGCATGATCTATGTGGCCTGCGGATCGGTCACAAACACCGTCAACTATGCCGGCGGCTCATGGTCGACCGTGCTTAATCTCAGCGACGGGCAGAAGACGATCACGGCGTGGGGCAAGGATAACCAGAATAATACCGGCGGGTATGTGACCCGCACGATTACGCTGACCAACGCTCCCGGGCAGCTGCCGTCTATCAACGTGTACCGGGGCGCGACTCCTATACTGAACGCCGGCGCGGGATATAACTTCGGTTCCATGATGACTAATATCGCGGGTCCGTGGGTGCCCTTTAAAATATCCAACTCCGGCAATAACGACCTGTCGGTCAGCGCGCCTCAGGATAATTCGCTCGATTATAACATCTCCAACGCGAACGCGTTAGTGTTAACCCCGGGGCAATCGACCGTGTTCTATATATCCTTCAAGCCTAAGAGCACCGGTATCAAGAACATGACCGTAACGATCATTAATAACGACAGCAGTAAGAACCCGTTCACCTTTACAAATACCGGACAGGGCACGAATGCCGGCGGATCTGCGGCTCCGTCGATAAAGGTATACTATGGCGGCACGCTGATCAACGGGGCGTCCTATACCAATAACTTCGGGTCGTTTATGACGAACGGCGGTGTCAATGTATCGCCTCATGTGTTCAAGATCTCCAACGCGGGGAACGCGGCGCTTTCGGTCAGTTCGACATATGACGACTCGATCTATTATGCGACCGGGAATGTCACTATCTCGAACCTGCTCGCGGGCGCGACGACGAATTTTACCGTGTACTTCAAGCCTTCGATCTCGGGTATCCATATCGGTAAAATTTCGATCAATAACAACGACGTGAACCCGTTCGAATTCTATGTCAAGGCTACGGCGACGAACGCTGTCGACGGAACAGCCCCCACATTCACGACTGCGCCTTATTCGACCAATGTCACCTCGAGCGGATTGGATATTAAGGCGAAGATCAATGAGAACGGAAAGATTTATTATATCGTGATTACGAATAATGCCACCGCGCCGACCGCGAACCAGATTAAGGCGGGTATCAATTACGGAGCCGTGGTAGTGAAAGCCAGCGGTAATGTCACCGCGAGCGCGAACGTACTGGCCTCGCTGACCGCATCGGGTCTGGTCACCGGAACGGCGTATGACGTCTATGTAGTCGCTGAGGATAACGCGTTCAATTTGAATACTCCCGTGAAGCTGGATATTACCACATCCGGCGGCGCGCAGTACACAATGGTCATAGACGGGACAAAGGACGCCAACTGGGCGAACGCGTTCTCCGTAATGGGAACGAACACGCTTGCGCCTCTGGATATTTCGAAATTCTATGTAGCGAACGACGGAGCTAATCTCTATGTCGCGATCGATTCGGATAATACCTTTACCGCATGGAACCGCAACCTGCTGATCTACTACCAGATCGATAATACCCCGTCAGCCGGATCACCCACAATCGCGGGGGTCGAGTCTCATTTCGGAGGCAGCGATACCTATGACGCGAACTGGAAGCCTACCGGAGCGTTGTTCTTCAAGATCGGAGGCAGCGAAACATGGAAGGGAACATTCGCCCGGAAGGTCAATACCTCAGGCACGGGATGGGATGTCATTATCGCCGGAGCGACCGATAAGCATGGCGTGAGCACCGACGATAAATTTATCGAGGGAAAATTCGATATGGCGTCCATGGGATTGACCGCGGGTAAGCAGATCAAGTTCTATCTCGTGGTAACCCACCAGTGGAACGAGTACTGCGACAGCACTCTCCCTGTGAGCTTCGTGCCGGATAGCGATGTGAACAATGTTTCCTCGCACACGCCGGTAACATGGACTGTGAATTACACGATCAGATAA
- a CDS encoding V-type ATP synthase subunit K has protein sequence MYPQETNAAVNNQSAAVKAETPAPEGGFTLGMALAILGAALAAAGGGFGSSVGVGVAGEVGNGVLSEDEKKFGTVLLLQALPATQSIYGLLIAFIIMTKITPGMAFERGLGILCAAVVVMVTQLISGIWQGKVAAASMQLIARKPKQTGQAIILPAMVETFAVFGLLVGILLLNLIV, from the coding sequence ATGTACCCGCAGGAGACAAACGCCGCAGTCAATAATCAGTCTGCCGCGGTAAAGGCGGAGACTCCCGCTCCCGAAGGCGGATTTACCCTCGGGATGGCGCTCGCCATATTAGGCGCAGCGTTAGCGGCGGCCGGCGGAGGCTTCGGTTCCAGTGTGGGAGTCGGTGTCGCGGGTGAGGTCGGTAACGGCGTGCTCAGCGAGGATGAAAAGAAATTCGGTACGGTGCTCCTCTTGCAGGCGCTTCCCGCTACTCAGAGTATCTACGGCCTCTTGATCGCGTTCATCATTATGACAAAAATCACTCCCGGTATGGCTTTCGAACGCGGCTTAGGCATTCTGTGCGCCGCGGTCGTCGTTATGGTCACCCAGTTGATATCGGGTATCTGGCAGGGTAAGGTCGCCGCCGCGTCTATGCAGCTTATCGCGCGCAAGCCCAAACAGACCGGTCAGGCTATCATTCTCCCGGCCATGGTGGAAACATTCGCCGTGTTCGGATTACTGGTGGGTATCCTGCTCCTGAATTTAATTGTTTAA